Proteins co-encoded in one Cupriavidus nantongensis genomic window:
- a CDS encoding type II toxin-antitoxin system VapC family toxin encodes MYLIDTNVISETRKRERANPGVRAFFRQAARDGAALYLSALTVGELQRGVALIRHRGDAMQAALLERWLANVLEDFGRQVLPVDTEVAQVWGQLRAARPEHALDKFIAATALIHRLTIVTRNIADFRGTGTMVVNPFS; translated from the coding sequence GTGTATTTGATTGATACCAACGTCATCAGCGAGACCCGCAAGCGGGAGCGCGCCAACCCCGGCGTCCGTGCCTTCTTCCGGCAGGCCGCGCGCGACGGGGCCGCGCTCTACCTGTCGGCGTTGACCGTGGGCGAACTCCAGCGCGGCGTGGCCCTGATCCGCCATCGCGGCGACGCGATGCAGGCGGCGCTGCTGGAGCGCTGGCTGGCCAATGTGCTGGAGGATTTCGGCCGGCAGGTGCTGCCGGTCGACACCGAGGTCGCTCAGGTCTGGGGCCAGCTGCGCGCGGCGCGGCCCGAGCACGCGCTGGACAAGTTCATCGCCGCCACCGCGCTGATCCACCGCCTCACCATCGTCACCCGCAATATCGCGGACTTCCGCGGCACCGGCACGATGGTGGTCAATCCGTTCAGCTAG
- a CDS encoding TRAP transporter small permease subunit: MSSLMRISRLIDAVNAFIGQWAKWLVLLAVLVCAGNAIIRYTFSISSNAWLELQWYMFAGVFLLGAPYTLRRDEHVRIDVIAGRFSERTQVWIDIFGILFFLLPISLIILWLSIPYFWLSYAGHEMSGNAGGLIRWPAKFLIVAGFALMILQGLSELIKRFAYLKGDLPFSAFRKHAVDPALEIAAIAQANQTAASEKR, translated from the coding sequence ATGTCTTCCCTTATGAGGATCTCGCGGCTTATCGACGCCGTGAATGCTTTCATCGGGCAGTGGGCGAAATGGCTGGTCCTGCTGGCCGTGCTGGTCTGCGCAGGCAACGCCATCATTCGCTACACCTTCAGCATCAGCTCCAACGCCTGGCTCGAACTGCAGTGGTATATGTTCGCCGGCGTGTTCCTGCTGGGCGCCCCGTACACGCTGCGCCGCGACGAGCATGTGCGCATCGACGTGATCGCCGGCCGCTTCTCCGAGCGCACCCAGGTCTGGATCGATATCTTCGGCATCCTGTTCTTCCTGCTGCCGATCTCGCTCATCATCCTCTGGCTGTCGATCCCCTACTTCTGGCTGTCGTACGCCGGCCATGAAATGTCCGGCAATGCCGGCGGCCTGATCCGCTGGCCGGCCAAGTTCCTGATCGTGGCGGGCTTTGCGCTGATGATCCTGCAGGGCCTGTCGGAGCTGATCAAGCGCTTCGCCTACCTGAAGGGGGACCTGCCGTTCTCGGCCTTCCGCAAGCACGCGGTCGACCCGGCGCTGGAGATCGCCGCGATCGCGCAGGCCAACCAGACCGCCGCGTCTGAAAAACGATAA
- a CDS encoding arginine/lysine/ornithine decarboxylase translates to MKFRFPVIIIDEDFRSENISGSGIRALAEAIEKEGMEVMGLTSYGDLTSFAQQASRASTFIVSIDDDEFASDSEELEAAAIEKLRAFVTEVRRRNSDLPIFLYGETRTSRHIPNDILRELHGFIHMFEDTPEFVARHIIREAKVYLDTLAPPFFKALIDYAQDSSYSWHCPGHSGGVAFLKSPVGQVFHQFFGENMLRADVCNAVDELGQLLDHTGPVAASERNAARIFNSDHMYFVTNGTSTSNKMVWHANVAPGDIVVVDRNCHKSILHAIMMTGAIPVFLMPTRNHYGIIGPIPKSEFDPQTIKKKIANHPFASKAKNQKPRILTITQGTYDGVLYNAEQIKEMLAAEIDTLHFDEAWLPHAAFHDFYRNMHAIGKDRPRSKDALVFATQSTHKLLAGLSQASQILVQDSETRKLDRYRFNEAYLMHTSTSPQYSIIASCDVAAAMMEAPGGTALVEESIQEAMDFRRAMRKVEGDYDAGNNGDWWFKVWGPDALIEDGIGDREEWMLKANERWHGFGDLADGFNLLDPIKATIITPGLDVDGEFSERGIPAAIVTKYLAEHGIIIEKTGLYSFFIMFTIGITKGRWNSLVTELQQFKDDYDQNQPLWRVLPEFVAKYPQYERMGLRDLCDAIHSVYKANDVARVTTEMYLSDMEPAMKPSDAWAMMAHREIERVPVDDLEGRVTAILLTPYPPGIPLLIPGERFNRTIVQYLKFAREFNKLFPGFETDIHGLVEDEVDGKKAYFVDCVKQGA, encoded by the coding sequence ATGAAATTCCGCTTCCCCGTCATCATCATTGACGAAGACTTCCGCTCCGAGAACATCTCCGGCTCCGGCATCCGCGCGCTGGCCGAGGCGATCGAGAAAGAGGGCATGGAAGTCATGGGGCTGACCAGCTACGGCGACCTGACCTCGTTCGCCCAGCAGGCCAGCCGGGCATCGACCTTTATCGTGTCGATCGACGACGACGAGTTCGCCAGCGACAGCGAGGAGCTCGAGGCCGCCGCGATCGAGAAGCTGCGCGCCTTCGTCACCGAAGTGCGCCGCCGCAACTCCGACCTGCCGATCTTCCTGTACGGCGAGACCCGCACCTCGCGCCATATCCCCAACGATATCCTGCGCGAGCTGCACGGCTTCATCCACATGTTCGAGGACACGCCCGAGTTCGTGGCGCGCCACATCATCCGCGAAGCCAAGGTCTACCTCGACACGCTGGCGCCGCCGTTCTTCAAGGCGCTGATCGACTACGCGCAGGACAGCTCGTATTCGTGGCACTGCCCGGGGCACTCGGGCGGCGTGGCGTTCCTGAAGAGCCCGGTGGGCCAGGTGTTCCACCAGTTCTTCGGCGAGAACATGCTGCGCGCCGACGTCTGCAACGCCGTCGACGAGCTGGGCCAGCTGCTCGACCACACCGGCCCGGTGGCCGCGTCGGAGCGCAACGCCGCGCGCATCTTCAACTCCGACCACATGTATTTCGTCACCAACGGCACCTCCACCTCGAATAAGATGGTGTGGCATGCCAACGTGGCGCCGGGCGACATCGTGGTGGTGGACCGCAACTGCCACAAGTCGATCCTGCACGCGATCATGATGACCGGCGCGATCCCGGTGTTCCTGATGCCGACGCGCAACCACTACGGCATCATCGGCCCGATCCCGAAGAGCGAATTCGATCCGCAGACCATCAAGAAGAAGATCGCCAACCACCCGTTCGCCAGCAAGGCCAAGAACCAGAAACCGCGCATCCTGACCATCACCCAGGGCACCTACGACGGCGTGCTGTACAACGCCGAGCAGATCAAGGAGATGCTGGCGGCCGAGATCGACACGCTGCATTTCGATGAAGCCTGGCTGCCGCACGCGGCGTTCCACGACTTCTATCGCAACATGCACGCGATCGGCAAGGACCGCCCGCGCAGCAAGGATGCGCTGGTGTTTGCCACGCAGTCCACGCACAAGCTGCTGGCCGGCCTGTCGCAGGCCTCGCAGATCCTGGTGCAGGATTCGGAGACGCGCAAGCTGGACCGCTACCGCTTCAATGAAGCGTACCTGATGCACACCTCGACCAGCCCGCAGTACTCGATCATCGCCTCGTGCGACGTGGCCGCGGCGATGATGGAAGCGCCGGGCGGCACCGCGCTGGTGGAAGAGAGCATCCAGGAAGCGATGGACTTCCGCCGCGCCATGCGCAAGGTCGAGGGCGACTACGATGCCGGCAACAACGGCGACTGGTGGTTCAAGGTGTGGGGCCCGGACGCGCTGATCGAAGACGGCATCGGCGACCGCGAGGAATGGATGCTGAAGGCCAACGAGCGCTGGCACGGCTTCGGCGACCTCGCCGACGGCTTCAACCTGCTCGACCCGATCAAGGCCACCATCATCACCCCGGGCCTGGACGTCGACGGCGAGTTCAGCGAGCGCGGCATCCCGGCGGCGATCGTCACCAAGTACCTGGCCGAGCACGGCATCATCATCGAGAAGACCGGGCTGTACTCGTTCTTCATCATGTTCACCATCGGCATCACCAAGGGCCGCTGGAACTCGCTGGTGACCGAGCTGCAGCAGTTCAAGGACGACTACGACCAGAACCAGCCACTGTGGCGCGTGCTGCCGGAATTCGTCGCCAAGTATCCGCAATACGAGCGCATGGGCCTGCGTGACCTGTGCGATGCGATCCACAGCGTGTACAAGGCCAACGACGTCGCGCGCGTGACCACCGAGATGTACCTGTCGGACATGGAGCCGGCGATGAAGCCGTCGGACGCCTGGGCCATGATGGCCCACCGCGAGATCGAGCGCGTGCCGGTCGACGACCTGGAGGGCCGTGTCACCGCCATCCTGCTGACGCCGTACCCGCCGGGCATCCCGCTGCTGATCCCGGGCGAGCGCTTCAACCGCACCATCGTGCAGTACCTGAAGTTCGCGCGCGAGTTCAACAAGCTGTTCCCGGGCTTCGAGACCGACATCCACGGCCTGGTGGAAGACGAGGTCGACGGCAAGAAGGCGTACTTCGTCGACTGCGTGAAGCAGGGCGCCTGA
- a CDS encoding FitA-like ribbon-helix-helix domain-containing protein — MATLLVRGVDEALVRRLREQAVANGRSAEAEHRAILAQALGGTDRLSFAEVLSSMPDVGQDADFERIQDTGEAARVFD, encoded by the coding sequence ATGGCAACCCTACTGGTTCGTGGCGTCGATGAAGCGCTGGTCCGGCGCCTGCGCGAGCAGGCCGTCGCCAATGGCCGCAGCGCCGAGGCAGAACACCGCGCCATCCTGGCGCAGGCGCTGGGCGGCACCGACCGCCTCAGCTTTGCCGAGGTGCTGTCCAGCATGCCGGACGTCGGGCAGGACGCCGACTTCGAGCGCATCCAGGATACGGGCGAGGCGGCGCGTGTATTTGATTGA
- the dcd gene encoding dCTP deaminase, with amino-acid sequence MSIKSDKWIRRMAEQHGMIEPFEPGQVREADGRKIVSYGTSSYGYDIRCADEFKIFTNINSTIVDPKNFDEKSFVDFKGEVCIIPPNSFALARTMEYFRIPRSVLTICLGKSTYARCGIIVNVTPFEPEWEGYVTLEFSNTTPLPAKIYAGEGCAQVLFFESDEICETSYADRGGKYQGQHGVTLPKT; translated from the coding sequence ATGAGCATCAAATCCGACAAATGGATCCGCCGCATGGCGGAGCAGCACGGCATGATCGAGCCGTTCGAGCCGGGCCAGGTCCGGGAGGCCGACGGCCGCAAGATCGTGTCTTACGGCACCTCGAGCTACGGCTACGACATCCGCTGCGCCGACGAATTCAAGATCTTCACCAATATCAACAGCACCATCGTTGATCCCAAGAACTTCGACGAAAAGTCGTTCGTGGATTTCAAGGGCGAGGTCTGCATCATCCCGCCCAACTCGTTCGCGCTGGCGCGCACGATGGAATACTTCCGCATCCCGCGCAGCGTGCTGACCATCTGCCTGGGCAAGAGCACCTACGCCCGCTGCGGCATTATCGTCAACGTGACGCCGTTCGAGCCGGAATGGGAAGGCTATGTGACGCTGGAGTTTTCCAACACCACGCCGCTGCCGGCCAAGATCTACGCCGGCGAGGGCTGCGCCCAGGTATTGTTCTTCGAGAGCGACGAGATCTGCGAGACCTCGTATGCCGACCGGGGCGGCAAATACCAGGGCCAGCACGGTGTCACACTGCCGAAGACCTGA
- the argH gene encoding argininosuccinate lyase, protein MSNSQLAKKGEAWSARFSEPMSDLVKRYTASVFFDKRLALFDIQGSLAHAAMLAKQGIIAEADRAEIERGMAQIKGEIEAGSFEWKLDLEDVHLNIEARLTALVGDAGKRLHTGRSRNDQVATDIRLWLRSEIDNIIVLLGALRTSLLDLAEQHADTILPGFTHLQVAQPVTFGHHLLAYNEMFTRDAERVADCRKRVNRLPLGAAALAGTSYPIDREFVAQQLGFDGVCRNSLDAVSDRDFAIEFCAAAALVMTHVSRFSEELVLWMSPRVGFIDIADRFCTGSSIMPQKKNPDVPELARGKTGRVNGHLIGLLTLMKGQPLAYNKDNQEDKEPLFDTVDTVVDTLRIFADMVPGISVKPEAMRAAALQGYATATDLADYLVKKGLPFRDAHEAVAHAVRACDGRQCDLADLTVAELREVSGLGDQAALIGDDVHAVLTLEGSVAARNHVGGTAPDQVRAAIAAARTALNG, encoded by the coding sequence ATGTCCAACTCCCAACTTGCCAAGAAAGGCGAAGCCTGGTCCGCCCGCTTCTCCGAACCGATGTCCGACCTGGTGAAGCGCTACACCGCCTCGGTGTTCTTCGACAAGCGCCTGGCCCTGTTCGACATCCAGGGCTCGCTGGCCCACGCGGCCATGCTGGCAAAGCAGGGCATCATCGCCGAGGCCGACCGCGCCGAGATCGAGCGCGGCATGGCGCAGATCAAGGGCGAGATCGAGGCCGGCAGCTTCGAATGGAAGCTGGACCTGGAAGACGTCCACCTGAATATCGAGGCGCGCCTGACCGCGCTGGTGGGCGATGCCGGCAAGCGCCTGCACACCGGCCGCTCGCGCAACGACCAGGTCGCGACCGACATCCGCCTGTGGCTGCGCAGCGAGATCGACAACATCATCGTGCTGCTGGGCGCGCTGCGCACCTCGCTGCTCGACCTGGCCGAGCAGCACGCCGACACCATCCTGCCGGGCTTCACCCACCTGCAGGTGGCGCAGCCGGTCACCTTCGGCCACCACCTGCTGGCGTACAACGAGATGTTCACGCGCGATGCCGAGCGCGTGGCCGACTGCCGCAAGCGCGTCAACCGCCTGCCGCTGGGCGCCGCCGCGCTGGCCGGCACCAGCTACCCGATCGACCGCGAGTTCGTCGCGCAGCAGCTGGGCTTCGACGGCGTCTGCCGCAATTCGCTCGATGCCGTCTCGGACCGCGACTTCGCCATCGAATTCTGCGCCGCCGCCGCGCTGGTGATGACCCACGTGTCGCGCTTCTCGGAAGAGCTGGTGCTGTGGATGAGCCCGCGCGTGGGCTTTATCGATATCGCCGACCGCTTCTGCACCGGCAGCTCGATCATGCCGCAGAAGAAGAACCCGGACGTGCCCGAACTGGCGCGCGGCAAGACCGGCCGCGTCAACGGCCACCTGATCGGCCTGCTGACGCTGATGAAGGGCCAGCCGCTGGCGTACAACAAGGACAACCAGGAAGACAAGGAGCCGCTGTTCGATACGGTCGATACCGTGGTCGACACGCTGCGCATCTTCGCCGACATGGTGCCGGGCATCAGCGTCAAGCCCGAAGCGATGCGCGCCGCCGCGCTGCAGGGCTATGCCACCGCCACCGACCTGGCCGATTACCTGGTGAAGAAGGGCCTGCCCTTCCGCGACGCGCACGAGGCCGTGGCCCACGCCGTGCGCGCCTGCGACGGCCGCCAGTGCGACCTGGCCGACCTGACCGTGGCCGAGCTGCGCGAGGTCTCCGGCCTGGGCGACCAGGCCGCGCTGATCGGCGACGACGTGCACGCGGTGCTGACGCTGGAAGGCTCGGTCGCGGCGCGCAACCACGTCGGCGGCACCGCGCCGGACCAGGTGCGCGCGGCCATCGCCGCGGCCCGCACCGCGCTGAACGGCTGA
- a CDS encoding anti-sigma factor: protein MKLASHPDLLDRIAAQYALGVLRGGARRRLERLAHEEPAVRAAIHRWQARLAGVAELQAAAEPVDKVWCGIEERLGWKAAEDRSPSGAARAPAPGAGSWWQRLWMAPVFWRGAAAAMAVVAVLAIGIGMQLAGQRDAAPADVIAVLNDDRAQPAMLVSWDALSGDLVVRRLDHLKLEDQQVLQLWALPERGKPQSLGLIGRVPQARLALAQPPTAVPALAVSIEPAGGSTNAEGPSGPVVFKGPVIHSRP from the coding sequence ATGAAGCTGGCCAGCCATCCCGACCTGCTCGACCGGATCGCCGCCCAGTACGCGCTGGGCGTGCTGCGCGGCGGCGCGCGCCGGCGCCTGGAGCGGCTGGCGCATGAAGAGCCGGCGGTGCGCGCGGCGATCCACCGCTGGCAGGCGCGCCTTGCCGGCGTGGCCGAATTGCAGGCGGCCGCCGAGCCGGTCGACAAGGTCTGGTGCGGGATCGAGGAACGGCTTGGCTGGAAGGCGGCGGAGGATCGCAGTCCTTCCGGGGCAGCCCGCGCCCCTGCCCCTGGCGCCGGCAGCTGGTGGCAACGCCTGTGGATGGCGCCGGTATTCTGGCGCGGCGCCGCGGCGGCGATGGCGGTGGTGGCGGTGCTGGCCATCGGCATCGGCATGCAGCTGGCGGGCCAGCGCGACGCGGCGCCCGCCGACGTCATCGCCGTGCTCAACGACGACCGCGCGCAGCCGGCCATGCTGGTGTCCTGGGACGCCCTCAGCGGCGATCTTGTGGTGCGCCGGCTGGATCACCTGAAGCTGGAAGACCAGCAGGTGTTGCAGCTGTGGGCGCTGCCGGAACGCGGCAAGCCGCAGTCCCTGGGCCTGATCGGCCGCGTGCCGCAAGCGCGGCTGGCGCTGGCGCAGCCGCCGACGGCGGTGCCGGCGCTGGCGGTCAGCATCGAACCGGCCGGCGGCTCGACCAATGCCGAGGGGCCCAGCGGTCCGGTGGTGTTCAAGGGGCCCGTGATCCACAGCCGGCCCTGA
- a CDS encoding TRAP transporter large permease, which translates to MTQFLIANMAPIMFASLVVFLLSGFPIAFALAANGLLFAFIGIELGMLPPELLQALPSRLFGIIENDTLLAIPFFTFMGLILERSGMAEDLLDTIGQLFGPIRGGLAYAVIFVGALLAATTGVVAASVISMGLISLPLMLKYKYDRRLASGVIAASGTLAQIIPPSLVLIVLADQLGRSVGDMYKGAFVPGLVLTGLYMLYVLMVTIIKPSAAPALPLEARTFREPSGKSGAASVLVLTGLAVGVGVAVDKLYKPEAPLDERLVVSVGAAILFAFVLAVINKTLKLGLLSQMAEKVTFVLIPPLALIFLVLGTIFIGVATPTEGGGMGALGALILAMVKRRLDLGLTKQAMEATLKLSAFVIFILIGARVFSLTFYGVDGHIWVEHLLTALPGGQTGFLVAVNVLFFLLAFFLDFFELAFILVPLVGPVADKLGIDLIWFGVLLAVNMQTSFMHPPFGFSLFYLRSVAPREVKTSEIYWGSVPFVVIQLVMVALIIVFPGLVSTGTQKAQDRSITRDLNIDLEGSSAKPATPGLSIPGPGSAPAESGSLELPTQPPAESESAAPQFEFEKKK; encoded by the coding sequence ATGACGCAATTCCTGATTGCGAACATGGCACCGATCATGTTCGCCTCGCTGGTGGTATTCCTGCTGTCGGGCTTCCCGATCGCCTTTGCGCTGGCCGCCAACGGCCTGCTGTTCGCCTTCATCGGCATCGAGCTGGGGATGCTGCCGCCCGAGCTGCTGCAGGCGCTGCCGAGCCGGCTGTTCGGCATCATCGAGAACGATACGCTGCTGGCGATCCCGTTCTTCACCTTCATGGGCCTGATCCTGGAACGTTCCGGCATGGCCGAGGATCTGCTCGACACCATCGGCCAGCTGTTCGGCCCGATCCGCGGCGGCCTGGCCTATGCGGTGATCTTCGTCGGCGCGCTGCTGGCGGCGACCACCGGCGTGGTGGCGGCCTCGGTGATCTCGATGGGGCTGATCTCGCTGCCGCTGATGCTGAAGTACAAGTACGACCGGCGCCTGGCCTCGGGCGTGATCGCGGCGTCGGGCACGCTGGCGCAGATCATCCCGCCGTCGCTGGTGCTGATCGTGCTGGCCGACCAGCTCGGCCGCTCGGTGGGCGACATGTACAAGGGCGCGTTCGTGCCGGGCCTGGTGCTGACCGGGCTGTACATGCTGTATGTGCTGATGGTCACGATCATCAAGCCGTCAGCCGCCCCGGCGCTGCCGCTCGAGGCGCGCACCTTCCGCGAGCCCAGCGGCAAGAGCGGTGCCGCCTCGGTGCTGGTGCTGACCGGGCTGGCGGTGGGGGTCGGCGTGGCAGTGGACAAGCTCTACAAGCCCGAGGCGCCGCTCGACGAGCGCCTGGTGGTTTCGGTAGGCGCGGCGATCCTGTTCGCCTTCGTGCTGGCGGTGATCAACAAGACGCTGAAGCTTGGCCTGCTGTCGCAGATGGCGGAGAAGGTCACCTTCGTGCTGATCCCGCCGCTGGCGCTGATCTTCCTGGTGCTCGGCACCATCTTCATCGGCGTGGCGACGCCGACCGAAGGCGGCGGCATGGGCGCGCTCGGCGCGCTGATCCTGGCCATGGTCAAGCGCCGCCTCGACCTGGGCCTGACCAAGCAAGCGATGGAAGCCACGCTCAAGCTGTCGGCCTTCGTGATCTTCATCCTGATCGGCGCGCGCGTGTTCTCGCTGACGTTCTACGGCGTCGACGGCCATATCTGGGTCGAGCACCTGCTGACGGCGCTGCCCGGCGGCCAGACCGGCTTCCTGGTGGCGGTGAACGTGCTGTTCTTCCTGCTGGCGTTCTTCCTGGACTTCTTCGAGCTGGCCTTTATCCTGGTGCCGCTGGTGGGGCCGGTGGCGGACAAGCTCGGCATCGACCTGATCTGGTTCGGCGTGCTGCTGGCGGTGAACATGCAGACCTCGTTCATGCACCCGCCGTTCGGCTTCTCGCTGTTCTACCTGCGCTCGGTGGCACCGCGCGAGGTCAAGACCTCGGAAATCTACTGGGGCTCGGTGCCGTTCGTGGTGATTCAGCTGGTGATGGTGGCGCTGATCATCGTCTTCCCCGGCCTGGTCAGCACCGGCACGCAGAAGGCCCAGGACCGCAGCATCACGCGCGACCTGAACATCGACCTGGAAGGCAGCAGCGCCAAACCCGCCACGCCGGGCTTGTCGATTCCGGGCCCGGGTTCCGCGCCGGCCGAGTCCGGCTCGCTCGAATTGCCGACGCAGCCGCCGGCGGAAAGCGAATCGGCCGCGCCGCAGTTCGAGTTCGAGAAGAAGAAATAA
- a CDS encoding LysR substrate-binding domain-containing protein: MINLNDLRFFVVAVTHGGFAAAARALGVPKSTVSKRVAELEQALQARLLYRSSRSFTLTDAGRDFYDHAHAALIEAEAAQEAVQRRVAEPSGTVRITAAVPTAQRYLAPHLPALARAYPRLHVQLEVSDRMVDLVQEGFDIAVRSHFAPLPDSGLVQRQLAVEDIVLVASPGYLAGRGTPEAPAQLSGHDGLLTGAAAGTWRLWGPRGERAEASPVPRMTVNESTVLLGAAIAGLGIVPLPHELCRAALAAGQLARVLPQWTAGSVTTTLLLPARRGQLPAVRATVEFLAQCLAPGDSGTATPQ; this comes from the coding sequence ATGATCAACCTCAATGACCTGCGCTTCTTCGTCGTCGCCGTGACCCATGGCGGTTTTGCCGCCGCGGCGCGGGCGCTGGGCGTGCCCAAGTCCACGGTCAGCAAGCGCGTGGCCGAGCTGGAGCAGGCGCTGCAGGCGCGGCTGCTGTACCGCAGTTCGCGCAGCTTCACGCTGACCGATGCCGGCCGGGACTTCTACGATCACGCGCATGCCGCGCTGATCGAAGCCGAGGCCGCGCAAGAGGCGGTGCAGCGGCGCGTGGCCGAGCCCAGCGGCACGGTGCGGATCACCGCGGCGGTGCCCACCGCGCAGCGCTACCTGGCGCCGCACCTGCCGGCGCTGGCGCGCGCCTATCCGCGCCTGCACGTGCAGCTGGAGGTGTCCGACCGCATGGTCGACCTGGTGCAGGAAGGCTTCGATATCGCCGTGCGCAGCCATTTCGCGCCGCTGCCGGACTCCGGCCTGGTGCAACGCCAGCTTGCCGTCGAGGACATCGTGCTGGTGGCGTCGCCCGGCTATCTGGCCGGGCGCGGCACGCCGGAAGCGCCCGCGCAGCTGTCCGGCCACGACGGGTTGCTGACCGGGGCCGCCGCGGGCACGTGGCGCCTGTGGGGGCCGCGGGGCGAACGCGCCGAAGCCAGCCCGGTGCCCCGCATGACCGTCAACGAATCCACCGTGCTGCTCGGCGCGGCCATCGCGGGACTGGGCATCGTGCCGCTGCCGCACGAGCTGTGCCGCGCGGCGCTGGCGGCCGGCCAACTCGCGCGCGTGCTGCCGCAGTGGACCGCCGGCAGCGTGACCACCACGCTGCTGCTGCCGGCACGGCGCGGGCAGCTGCCCGCGGTGCGGGCCACCGTCGAGTTCCTGGCGCAATGCCTCGCCCCGGGCGACTCGGGCACAGCCACGCCGCAATGA
- a CDS encoding glutathione S-transferase family protein, which yields MTTPTLFYGVPSGCSFGSIVALEWLGQPYRLSRIEMPEVVTSDAYRQINPVGETPTLMDAQGNFLSESMAILNHIGARGIERKLGFAQGTRDFDRLNQQLAYLNTSYFGAFAPLWHALEGVDETDRPALVRYGTEQVRHVHQELEAMLGTRPWLLGEHRTVADAYFSGIARWSKYHKVLNLEDFPNLQRLCNQLEADPAVRFAHAIERQAPAQGAGGFQGHVTLEEVLAQR from the coding sequence ATGACTACCCCCACCCTCTTCTACGGCGTTCCCTCCGGCTGCTCGTTCGGCTCGATCGTGGCGCTGGAATGGCTTGGCCAGCCCTATCGCCTGAGCCGCATCGAAATGCCCGAAGTCGTGACCAGCGATGCCTACCGCCAGATCAACCCGGTCGGCGAAACGCCGACGCTGATGGACGCGCAAGGCAATTTCCTCAGCGAAAGCATGGCGATCCTGAACCACATCGGCGCGCGCGGGATCGAGCGCAAGCTGGGCTTTGCCCAGGGCACGCGCGATTTCGACCGGCTCAACCAGCAGCTGGCCTACCTCAACACCAGCTACTTCGGCGCCTTTGCCCCGCTCTGGCACGCCCTGGAGGGCGTGGACGAGACCGACCGGCCGGCGCTGGTCCGCTACGGCACGGAGCAGGTCCGCCACGTGCACCAGGAACTCGAAGCCATGCTGGGCACGCGGCCCTGGCTGCTGGGCGAGCACCGCACCGTGGCCGACGCCTACTTCAGCGGCATCGCGCGCTGGTCGAAGTACCACAAGGTGCTGAACCTCGAGGACTTCCCCAACCTGCAGCGCCTCTGCAACCAGCTGGAAGCCGATCCGGCGGTGCGCTTTGCCCATGCCATCGAGCGCCAGGCGCCGGCGCAAGGCGCGGGCGGCTTCCAGGGGCACGTGACGCTGGAGGAAGTGCTGGCGCAGCGCTGA
- a CDS encoding formate dehydrogenase accessory sulfurtransferase FdhD, translating to MTLRPELTQAAVPLIEEVEVVDEQGRVRAAWLPGERPLTVYLDKRELVTLMTLGGAPEHLVLGYLRNQRLVESIEDIAAVQVDWETESAAVTTRTGVDRIEERTARRVVTTGCGQGTVFGSLLDEVDSIRLPVGATLDQDTLYGIIDTIRLQQSVYKQAGSVHGCALFQGTELLMFVEDVGRHNAVDAIAGRMWLEGMTGSDKIFYTTGRLTSEMVIKGAQMGIPFLLSRSGVTQMGYQMARRVNLTLFARCTGKHFLLYTGRERFRHRQPEDVVA from the coding sequence ATGACCTTGCGTCCCGAGCTTACCCAGGCAGCCGTTCCCCTGATCGAAGAAGTTGAAGTCGTCGACGAGCAAGGGCGCGTGCGCGCGGCCTGGCTGCCGGGCGAGCGGCCGCTGACGGTCTACCTCGACAAGCGCGAGCTGGTCACGCTGATGACGCTGGGCGGCGCGCCCGAGCACCTGGTGCTGGGCTACCTGCGCAACCAGCGCCTGGTGGAATCGATCGAGGACATTGCCGCGGTGCAGGTCGACTGGGAAACCGAATCGGCCGCGGTGACCACCCGCACCGGCGTCGACCGCATCGAGGAGCGCACCGCGCGCCGCGTGGTGACCACCGGCTGCGGCCAGGGCACCGTGTTCGGCTCGCTGCTGGACGAGGTCGACAGCATCCGCCTGCCGGTCGGCGCGACGCTCGACCAGGACACCCTGTACGGCATCATCGACACCATCCGGCTGCAGCAGTCGGTCTACAAGCAGGCCGGCTCGGTGCATGGCTGCGCGCTGTTCCAGGGCACCGAGCTGCTGATGTTCGTCGAGGACGTCGGCCGCCACAATGCCGTCGACGCGATTGCCGGGCGCATGTGGCTCGAAGGCATGACTGGCAGCGACAAGATTTTCTACACCACCGGGCGCCTGACTTCCGAAATGGTGATCAAGGGCGCGCAGATGGGCATCCCGTTCCTGCTGTCGCGCTCGGGCGTGACGCAGATGGGCTACCAGATGGCCAGGCGCGTCAACCTGACGCTGTTCGCGCGCTGCACCGGCAAGCACTTCCTGCTCTATACCGGGCGCGAGCGCTTCCGCCACCGCCAGCCCGAAGATGTAGTGGCGTAG